Proteins co-encoded in one Podospora pseudoanserina strain CBS 124.78 chromosome 7 map unlocalized CBS124.78p_7, whole genome shotgun sequence genomic window:
- the PUF3 gene encoding mRNA binding protein puf3 (EggNog:ENOG503NVGT; COG:J) translates to MTSSSTQRSTNGTTMAGTTRPSRFPNLAPSSTGNGANGIEKSSQPITNTFPAPNTWGSGTSIWSNTNTIGNSFVKSREAVGARDSNDGFVTPSGSGALASASEIDPWGRPGGPWNSNDNSQNRNVSGQTSPNRTRSEVQLHDISGSMPYYSGSQTMTQRALGGSKDAKNGFPKYTSQYADFTDDKDNSFSNLNGEPEQPVGRYPTSRSMQDQSFLGNGHSRDHLSTSGQSDNDLHGQGAPYADYPFGTPHTSIHSQRPSLNGPTGSFHGQNPRSYDHNNIGQQIPDDDLPERLGRMAIGSGLNGGSNALGNLQSFGNGSQDFQLNPGSQPWDHGQGYQAGHSRDSYSNSISLDRRGSGVDHSSSAGSTYRAGATGVGLNSPRSFTPAIDSWSRPVSRDLRSGPEADRRSLSHFPPQSPYYQNGYYNFPQYAPGPYDAVYGRQPMQFPGYPLPQYPFAHNGVPPVRPSSDRDPARGVRSLKLEEFKTGNKSSKRFELKDIYGFIVEFSGDQHGSRFIQNKLETANSDDKNQVFHEIEPNAIVLMKDLFGNYVIQKFFEHGNQAQKQVLAAAMKGKVVELSMQMYACRVVQKALSHVLVEQQAELVKELEPEILTIVKDQNGNHVIQKIIQTVPRQHIGFIFDCFRGRVSELSSHAYGCRVIQRALEHGNEADKQSIMKELHSCAQMLIMDQYGNYVTQHVITDGSPDDRSKMVALVMSQLPIFSKHKFASNVVEKCIKHGTADQQRDIRDRFMSRGDDGNSFLVSLTKDQFGNYVLQTLLSELQGQDRDVLVNEVRPLLASIKKMCTGKQIAGVDRLHNAITSYTPSSTAPTSPGLHVDVSSAVPTPNLTMGPNSPSSSPPSTSESAVEETIGQTDAKPAATDATVNIQDQADEV, encoded by the exons ATGACGTCTTCTAGCACACAGCGATCCACCAACGGCACAACCATGGCAGGCACG ACTCGACCAAGCAGGTTCCCGAACCTTGCCCCAAGCTCCACAGGCAACGGCGCAAACGGTATTGAGAAGAGCTCCCAGCCCATCACAAACACATTTCCGGCGCCAAACACCTGGGGAAGCGGCACCAGCATCTggtccaacaccaacaccattgGCAACAGCTTTGTGAAGAGCAGGGAGGCTGTGGGCGCCAGAG ATTCTAACGACGGATTTGTTACCCCCTCGGGGTCCGGTGCGCTGGCATCCGCATCGGAAATCGATCCATGGGGCAGGCCCGGAGGCCCTTGGAACTCAAACGATAACTCGCAGAACCGCAACGTGTCCGGTCAGACATCTCCAAACCGAACTCGCTCAGAGGTTCAGCTTCATGACATATCAGGCAGCATGCCTTACTATTCGGGGTCACAGACAATGACACAACGTGCCTTGGGTGGCTCAAAGGATGCCAAGAATGGCTTTCCCAAGTATACGTCGCAGTATGCTGACTTCACCGATGACAAGGACAACTCTTTCAGCAACCTGAATGGCGAACCTGAACAGCCTGTCGGCAGGTACCCAACTTCCCGATCTATGCAAGATCAGTCTTTCTTGGGAAATGGGCACTCGCGGGATCACCTTTCCACTTCTGGCCAGTCAGACAATGATTTGCACGGCCAGGGGGCCCCGTATGCCGACTATCCCTTCGGCACACCTCACACTTCGATTCACTCCCAACGTCCCTCTTTGAACGGGCCAACCGGGTCCTTCCATGGCCAGAACCCAAGAAGTTACGACCACAACAACATAGGGCAGCAAATTCCCGATGATGATCTCCCAGAGCGGTTGGGACGCATGGCCATTGGTTCTGGTCTTAATGGAGGCTCCAACGCTTTGGGAAATCTGCAGTCATTCGGTAACGGCTCGCAGGATTTCCAGCTTAATCCAGGCTCCCAGCCTTGGGATCATGGTCAAGGGTACCAGGCTGGACACTCGCGGGATAGCTACTCCAACAGCATCTCCCTGGACAGGCGGGGCTCTGGAGTTGATCACAGCTCGTCTGCCGGTAGCACGTACCGTGCTGGTGCGACTGGCGTGGGGTTGAACAGCCCACGAAGCTTCACACCCGCCATCGATTCATGGTCAAGACCGGTATCACGCGACCTTCGATCGGGGCCTGAAGCGGACCGGCGCAGCTTGTCCCATTTCCCACCGCAGTCACCTTACTACCAGAATGGGTATTACAACTTCCCACAGTACGCACCAGGGCCCTATGACGCTGTCTATGGCAGACAGCCAATGCAGTTTCCGGGATACCCACTTCCACAGTATCCATTTGCTCACAACGGCGTGCCGCCGGTTCGCCCAAGCAGTGACCGGGACCCGGCCAGGGGAGTGCGGAGcttgaagctggaggagttcAAGACTGGGAACAAGTCCAGCAAGCGATTCGAGCTCAAGGACATCTATGGCTTCATTGTGGAGTTCAGTGGTGACCAGCACGGCTCTCGCTTCATACAGAACAAGCTTGAGACGGCCAACAGTGATGACAAGAATCAGGTCTTCCATGAGATTGAGCCCAATGCCATCGTGCTGATGAAGGATCTGTTTGGCAACTATGTCATCCAAAAGTTCTTTGAGCATGGGAATCAAGCCCAGAAGCAAGTGCTTGCTGCGGCCATGAAGGGCAAGGTTGTTGAACTCTCGATGCAGATGTACGCCTGCCGAGTTGTTCAGAAG GCTCTTTCGCACGTGCTCGTTGAGCAACAGGCTGAATTGGTCAAGGAACTCGAGCCCGAGATTCTCACAATCGTGAAGGACCAGAACGGAAACCACGTCATCCAGAAGATCATTCAGACAGTGCCTCGGCAACACATTGGTTTCATTTTCGATTGCTTCAGGGGACGTGTCAGCGAACTGTCGTCGCATGCGTATGGGTGCCGTGTGATCCAGCGTGCTCTTGAGCATGGGAACGAGGCAGACAAGCAGTCCATCATGAAGGAGCTGCACAGCTGCGCCCAGATGCTGATCATGGACCAGTACGGCAACTATGTGACGCAGCATGTCATCACGGATGGCTCTCCCGATGACCGTTCCAAGATGGTTGCCCTCGTCATGTCTCAGCtgcccatcttctccaagcaCAAGTTCGCCTCCAACGTCGTGGAGAAGTGCATCAAGCATGGTACGGCTGACCAACAGCGCGACATCAGGGACCGCTTCATGTCccgaggagatgatggcaacTCTTTCTTGGTATCCTTGACCAAGGACCAGTTCGGCAACTACGTCCTCC AAACCCTCCTCAGTGAGCTGCAAGGCCAGGATAGGGATGTCCTGGTCAATGAGGTGAGACCGCTTCTTGCatccatcaagaagatgtGCACGGGCAAGCAAATTGCCGGAGTTGATCGCTTGCAcaacgccatcaccagctaCACACCTTCGTCGACGGCCCCGACTTCTCCTGGCCTTCACGTCGACGTGAGCTCGGCGGTGCCGACTCCAAACCTCACGATGGGCCCGAACAGCCCTTCAAGCAGTCCGCCAAGCACTAGTGAGAGTGCCGTCGAGGAGACGATTGGTCAGACGGATGCCAAACCTGCCGCGACAGACGCGACGGTCAACATTCAGGACCAGGCCGACGAGGTCTAA
- a CDS encoding uncharacterized protein (EggNog:ENOG503P4AS), with protein sequence MAEVKIGYGASKIGPTGYERHYWCVPDYGGVLLPAARIYRPPFTFLTSGFRSHNTLTTTTTMDSFTHIVRRGLDTGDNETTVDILIALLALTFCGLLAFSLLVLMRRMRRQKQMLDETLPQYHDVKKSGNHRRLTIETGNGRQSVIVFNNGASPMLANPRSPPHSPDNVPQIHITFPDEQDDQGRPKSGRVVVVRVGETTVGLEPLNDEQLPAYEKESSTQFYSVDIEKIGGLKEKEFR encoded by the exons ATGGCTGAGGTGAAGATC GGGTATGGCGCTTCCAAGATTGGGCCCACCGGATACGAGAGACATTATTGGTGCGTGCCTGATTACGGTGGAGTCCTT CTCCCGGCAGCTCGTATATACCGACCGCCATTTACATTCCTTACGTCTGGCTTTAGGTCTcacaacaccctcaccacaaccaccacaatggACTCATTCACACACATCGTCCGCCGGGGCCTCGACACCGGCGACAACGAGACAACCGTCGATATCCTCATCGCACTTCTCGCTCTTACTTTCTGCGGCTTGCTGGCTTTCTCCCTTCTGGTGCTGATGCGGAGGATGCGGAGGCAGAAGCAGATGTTGGACGAGACCCTCCCCCAATACCATGATGTCAAGAAGTCGGGCAACCACAGACGTCTCACCATCGAAACCGGCAACGGCCGACAAAGCGTCATCGTCTTCAACAATGGCGCCTCGCCCATGCTTGCCAACCCCCGATCGCCTCCCCACTCCCCCGACAACGTTCCCCAGATTCACATCACCTTCCCCGACGAGCAGGACGACCAAGGCAGGCCAAAGAGCGGCcgtgttgtcgtcgtccgTGTTGGCGAGACCACCGTTGGCCTCGAGCCCCTCAACGACGAACAACTCCCCGCCTATGAGAAGGAAAGCAGCACGCAGTTCTACTCGGTGGACATTGAGAAGATTGGCGGactcaaggagaaggagttccGCTAA
- the GPI13 gene encoding mannose-ethanolamine phosphotransferase gpi13 (BUSCO:EOG092612MY; COG:T; EggNog:ENOG503NU7J), which yields MPPPQPTPKKAVPAPDYKTLKSQWDAAKRKKDAEDATKKAVTAVEPNNTDEIKLRELRRAALEGRRKKAYQSRWAWTAGFWVWMLAIHLVGLGYFTSGFLLTRLQLDDKSLCDVSPAGQEGGILPAWPGKGTPEGGCWHPKTFDKAVVVLIDALRYDFTVPVDDNAEFHNRFPFMYETAVREPNKAFLRPFIADPPTSTLQRLKGLTTGTLPTFIDVGSSFSGTAVEEDNLLGQLRGAGKRVVHLGDDTWESLFPGYFEGNLSRPYDSFNVWDLHTVDEGVIEHIFPLMEEGRKGEWDVVIGHLLGVDHAGHRYGPEHPEMGRKLRQMDGFVRDLAGKIDERTVLIVMGDHGMDSKGDHGGESDDEVQAALWMYSPKGGFGRTKPEFAVPPATAVERPVNQIDLVPTLALMMGIPIPFNNLGRPIEEVFAGPRGNSWNNLAAAERVAAAGVKRYQASYFAARGMAEEPASTPGSPADLWDKAEGLVSKGNWVAVYSAFAEYQRETLARCKSLWAQFNIKNMILGIAVMGFGVLTLLVYVSKGAEDDEAVDDPELDDAEKSLEIMGVIPDSELPLENVLERKLVAAAFLGAVPGLIGGALHAYLKGTGDYYRGAAMAALTSIATVGVSLYEIKETLRTLVPSTIWGWMAAVFTLSQSIGFASNSYTIWEDSILLFFITTFGFVTALSALRIQSLADRYMAIYHSVLFVVLGRLASASKLCREEQMPYCTSTYYASSTSSTSALWQLAIPFAVSLILPTIIKAYLQPTRSYEGLAPAWIGYVFRTGLFMSALYWVLDSADNGNWISGLPEKKLKNLSVYTAQMVLGLAFVAGTTAFMWAPPCVSIVTSASKSTPTRAQVAILGYGNAHGARYLLLPLNFLVSLILLSKPMGGGALAILFWQILSLVEILDSNSLSATPIGPVMLAILGSFHFFKTGHQAVLSTIQWDSAFIPLFSVRYPWSPLAVAMNTFAAQILATVCVPLLVLWKASPKKKGALAETSKKLGAFVSFFAVEGWMSMMWAGHLRRHLMLYRVFMPRFATAGVVLIVVDLVALGVSLLGLRGNTVAIGEVFGWAE from the coding sequence atgccaccaccccaaccaaccccgaAAAAAGCGGTTCCCGCCCCCGATTACAAGACGCTCAAATCCCAATGGGACGCCGCCAAGCGCAAAAAGGACGCGGAAGATGCGACCAAAAAAGCCGTTACCGCCGTAGAACCCAACAACACGGACGAGATCAAGCTCCGCGAACTCCGACGAGCAGCCCTCGAAGGTCGCCGCAAAAAGGCGTACCAATCCCGCTGGGCATGGACGGCCGGGTTCTGGGTCTGGATGCTAGCCATCCACCTCGTCGGGCTGGGGTACTTCACCAgcggcttcctcctcacaaGACTGCAACTGGACGATAAATCCCTCTGCGACGTCTCTCCCGCAGGGCAAGAAGGGGGGATCTTGCCGGCCTGGCCAGGAAAGGGGACCCCAGAAGGAGGATGCTGGCACCCCAAGACCTTCGACAaggcagtggtggtgttgatcgACGCGTTGAGATATGACTTTACCGTTCCCGTGGACGACAACGCCGAGTTTCACAACCGGTTCCCGTTCATGTACGAGACTGCTGTTCGGGAGCCGAACAAGGCTTTTTTGCGGCCGTTTATTGCCGATCCGCCCACGAGTACGCTGcagaggttgaaggggttgacGACGGGGACGCTGCCTACTTTTATTGATGTGGGGAGCAGCTTTTCGGggacggcggtggaggaggataatTTGCTGGGGCAGCTGAGGGgggctgggaagagggtggtgcaCTTGGGGGATGACACTTGGGAGAGTCTTTTTCCGGGGTATTTTGAGGGGAATCTGAGCAGGCCGTATGATAGTTTTAATGTGTGGGATCTGCACACGGTGGATGAAGGGGTTATTGAGCATATCTTTCcgctgatggaggaggggaggaagggggagtgggatgtgGTGATTGGGCATTTGTTAGGGGTGGATCATGCGGGACATCGGTATGGGCCTGAGCATCccgagatggggaggaagttgaggcagatggatgggtttgtgAGGGATTTGGCGGGGAAGATTGACGAGAGGACGGTGTTGATTGTGATGGGGGATCACGGGATGGATAGTAAGGGGGATCATGGGGGGGAGAGCGATGATGAGGTACAGGCGGCTCTTTGGATGTACTCGCCaaaggggggttttgggaggACGAAGCCTGAGTTTGCGGTCCCGCCGGCTacggcggtggagaggcCGGTGAACCAGATTGATTTAGTGCCGACTTTGGCGCTGATGATGGGTATTCCTATTCCTTTCAATAATTTGGGGCGTCCTATCGAGGAGGTCTTTGCTGGTCCTCGCGGCAATTCTTGGAATAATTTGGCTGCGGCTGAAAGGGTTGCGGCTGCTGGTGTCAAGCGGTATCAGGCCTCCTATTTTGCTGCCAGAGGCATGGCTGAGGAACCTGCTTCTACCCCCGGCTCGCCGGCTGATCTTTGGGACAAGGCTGAGGGTCTGGTTTCCAAGGGCAACTGGGTTGCTGTCTATTCTGCTTTTGCCGAGTACCAAAGGGAGACTCTGGCTCGCTGCAAGAGCCTTTGGGCGCAGTTCAATATCAAGAACATGATTCTTGGAATCGCCGTCATGGGATTCGGTGTTCTTACCCTGCTAGTCTACGTCTCCAAGGgagccgaggatgatgaggctgTTGATGACCCTGAGCTGGACGATGCTGAAAAGAGCCTGGAGATTATGGGCGTCATTCCTGACTCGGAGCTGCCGTTGGAGAATGTTCTCGAGAGGAaacttgttgctgctgctttccTTGGCGCAGTTCCGGGCCTTATTGGCGGTGCTCTCCATGCTTACCTCAAGGGCACGGGCGACTATTACCGCGGtgctgccatggccgcccTCACCAGCATTGCCACTGTCGGTGTGTCGCTTTACGAAATCAAGGAGACCCTCCGGACTCTTGTTCCATCCACAatttgggggtggatggcAGCAGTGTTCACCCTCAGCCAGTCTATCGGCTTCGCTTCCAACTCGTACACAATCTGGGAGGACTCTATtctgctcttcttcatcaccacctttgGCTTCGTCACAGCCCTCTCCGCCCTGCGAATCCAGTCCCTTGCCGACCGCTACATGGCCATCTACCACTCGGTCCTCTTCGTGgtcctcggccgccttgcctccgcctccaagcTCTGCCGCGAAGAGCAAATGCCCTACTGCACATCAACCTACtacgcctcctccacctcgtcaaCCTCTGCCCTCTGGCAGCTCGCCATCCCCTTCGCGGTGAGCCTGATCCTCCCCACAATCATCAAAGCCTacctccaacccacccgCTCCTACGAGGGCCTAGCCCCAGCCTGGATCGGGTACGTCTTCCGCACGGGTCTCTTCATGTCAGCCCTCTACTGGGTCCTCGACTCAGCCGACAACGGGAACTGGATCTCTGGCCTGCCCGAAAAAAAGCTCAAAAACCTCTCCGTCTACACCGCCCAGATGGTCCTCGGCCTGGCCTTTGTAGCAGGAACAACAGCATTCATGTGGGCGCCCCCCTGCGTGAGCATCGTCACCTCAGCCTCGaaatcaacacccacccGGGCACAGGTCGCGATCTTGGGCTACGGCAACGCGCACGGGGCACggtacctcctcctcccgctcaaCTTCCTCGTCTCCCtaatcctcctctccaaacCCATGGGCGGCGGCGCGTTGGCCATTCTATTCTGGCagatcctctccctcgttgAAATCCTCGACTCGAACTCTTTGTCTGCAACCCCGATCGGACCAGTCATGCTCGCGATCCTGGGCTCGTTTCACTTTTTCAAGACGGGCCATCAGGCTGTGCTGTCGACCATTCAATGGGACTCCGCGTTCATCCCCCTTTTTTCCGTCCGCTACCCTTGGTCACCCTTGGCAGTGGCGATGAACACCTTTGCGGCACAGATTCTCGCCACGGTTTGCGTCCCCCTCTTGGTGCTTTGGAAGGCGtcacccaagaagaagggtgcACTGGCGGAGACGAGCAAAAAGCTGGGGGCGTTTGTCAGTTTTTtcgcggtggaggggtggatgaGTATGATGTGGGCGGGGCATTTGAGGAGGCATCTGATGCTTTATCGGGTGTTTATGCCGAGGTTCGCgacggcgggggtggtgttgattgtggtggatttggtggcgttgggggtgagtttgttggggttgaggggaaATACGGTGGCGATTGGGGAGGTTTTTGGGTGGGCTGAGTAA
- a CDS encoding uncharacterized protein (EggNog:ENOG503PAMS; COG:A): MAAPKPNIGTLDADIAFHPGPEDTVSALRWSPKADHVAASAWDGRVYIYDATNVAGGTGSIRPVTAMNNNLHPFLDCDFNQEGKMIAGASTDGKVHIMDLNAPGQTMTLSGHQAPVRTVRWVDLPCAGNSTGLLVSGSWDKTLRFWDKRQPNPIATVNLTDRVWAMDGSGTTLVAGTADNKIHIFNLGKMTQSSAIRPTMVIDSPLVDQQIRCIAVKHGGQYWAVGGIGGRVAFGATQPNPMKSGVTFSFKCHREVSKESSKVTNVYAVNDLAFANYIAHQNGSTARIVMATAGQDGQVMVWNVTKKTRLISYPSPGGSITACGFNWDATMFAYAVGYDWGMGCAYNTPNYPRGLALRRVDYSWFA; the protein is encoded by the exons ATGGCCGCCCCGAAACCAAACATCGGAACCTTGGACGCCGATATCGCTTTCCATCCAGGGCCCGAGGACACCGTCAGCGCCCTCCGATGGTCTCCCAAGGCAGACCATGTGGCCGCCTCTGCTTGGGATGGCAGAGTGTATATCTATGATGCAACAAACGTCGCCGGCGGCACAGGTTCCATCCGCCCTGTCACCGCCatgaacaacaacctccacccttTTCTCGATTGCGATTTCAACCAG GAAGGGAAGATGATTGCCGGTGCCTCGACCGACGGAAAAGTCCACATCATGGATCTCAACGCGCCAGGTCAAACCATGACACTTTCCGGTCATCAAGCCCCTGTGAGGACCGTCCGTTGGGTGGACCTTCCCTGCGCCGGGAATTCGACCGGTCTGCTTGTTTCTGGGTCATGGGACAAGACACTTCGGTTCTGGGACAAGCggcaacccaaccccatcgccACCGTCAACCTCACCGACCGTGTATGGGCCATGGATGGGTCCGGTACGACCCTCGTCGCGGGGACAGCAGACAACAAGAtccacatcttcaacctGGGAAAGATGACACAGAGCAGTGCCATAAGACCCACGATGGTCATCGACTCGCCTCTTGTGGACCAACAAATCAGATGCATAGCTGTCAAACACGGTGGTCAATACTGGGCGGTGGGAGGTATTGGCGGAAGGGTAGCTTTTGGAGCTACCCAACCTAACCCGATGAA GTCAGGAGTGACTTTCTCGTTCAAGTGCCATCGTGAAGTGTCGAAAGAATCAAGCAAAGTGACGAACGTGTACGCCGTCAATGACCTTGCCTTTGCCAATTATATTGCCCATCAAAATGGCTCAACGGCGAGGATCGTGATGGCGACGGCAGGTCAGGATGGACAGGTTATGGTTTGGAATGTGACTAAGAAAACTAGACTGATATCGTATCCGTCTCCCGGGGGGAGTATCACGGCTTGTGGCTTCAACTGGGACGCGACCATGTTTGCGTATGCGGTTGGGTATGATTGGGGAATGGGGTGTGCTTATAACACGCCGAATTATCCAAGAGGGTTGGCGCTGCGGAGGGTGGATTATTCGTGGTTTGCTtag
- a CDS encoding uncharacterized protein (COG:O; EggNog:ENOG503NXPH; MEROPS:MER0000933) — MKTATPLLAVAASLAGQTIDALSLPSTTPTQQQQRRDGSGPRVVGMDIQRRTPKNPLHRDQLRKRGSVEVDLDNQETLYFINGTIGTPPKSLRLHLDTGSSDLWVNTPSSSLCTQSSAPCKYAGTYSANGSSTYEYIGSWFNISYVDGSGASGDYVSDTVTFGDATLDRLQFGIGYSSNNAQGILGIGYPINEVQVGRAGMRPYNNLPAQMVADGLIQTNAYSLWLNDLDADTGNILFGGVDTEKFVPPLMSLPVESEAGVYAEFMITLTKVELGSAQVGGDLALAVLLDTGSSLTYLPDRMVQDIFNLVDAQYDPEANAAYVPCSLADNETAVLSFTFTEPTINVGMDELVLDLVTSSGRRPVFSDGTEACLFGIAPAGEGTNVLGDTFLRSAYVVYDLENNEISLAATRFNSTGTRVEEIGKGEEGVPGATRVENPTKATEGLDGPNGLGGISAGNKRGLGVGVVWLVASMVGVLLVV; from the exons ATGAAGACAGCCACTCCTCTTTTGGCTGTTGCAGCCTCGCTTGCGGGTCAGACGATAGACGCGCTCTCTTTGCCATCGACGACgccaacacaacaacaacaacgaagAGATGGAAGTGGACCGAGGGTTGTGGGGATGGATATTCAGAGGAGGACGCCCAAGAACCCATTACATCGAGATCAGCTaagaaagagagggagcGTGGAGGTCGATTTGGACAATCAG GAAACCCTCTACTTCATCAACGGCACAATCGGCACCCCACCAAAATCCCTCCGTCTACACCTCGATACCGGCTCGTCCGACCTCTGGGTCaacaccccatcctcctccctatGCACCCAGTCCTCGGCGCCCTGTAAATACGCCGGCACTTACTCGGCCAACGGCTCAAGCACGTACGAGTACATCGGCTCCTGGTTCAACATCTCCTACGTCGACGGCTCCGGCGCCTCGGGGGATTACGTTTCCGACACCGTCACCTTTGGCGACGCCACGCTGGACAGGTTGCAGTTTGGCATAGGATACTCGTCCAACAACGCCCAGGGCATCCTCGGGATAGGGTACCCGATCAACGAAGTCCAAGTCGGCAGGGCAGGAATGAGACCttacaacaacctccccgcgCAAATGGTGGCCGACGGGCTGATCCAAACAAACGCTTATTCCCTGTGGCTGAACGACCTCGACGCTGACACGGGGAATATTCTGTTTGGCGGTGTCGACACGGAAAAGTTTGTTCCCCCGTTGATGTCCCTCCCGGTGGAATCCGAGGCGGGGGTGTACGCCGAGTTTATGATCACGTTGACGAAAGTCGAGCTCGGCTCGGCGCAGGTAGGCGGCGATCTCGCCTTGGCTGTGCTGTTGGATACCGGCAGTAGCTTGACGTACCTCCCCGACCGGATGGTGCAAGATATTTTCAACCTTGTCGACGCGCAGTACGATCCTGAGGCTAACGCGGCGTATGTTCCTTGCTCGCTTGCCGACAATGAGACTGCTGTTTTGTCGTTTACGTTTACGGAGCCGACGATCAATGTGGGGATGGATGAGCTTGTGCTCGACCTTGTGACGAGCtcggggaggaggccggttTTTAGTGACGGGACGGAGGCGTGCCTGTTTGGGATTGCgccggcgggggaggggacgaaTGTGCTGGGGGATACGTTTTTGAGGAGTGCGTATGTGGTTTATGACTTGGAGAATAACGAGATTTCgttggcggcgacgaggTTCAACAGTACGGGGACGAGGGTTGAGGAGatagggaagggggaggagggggtgccgGGGGCGACGAGGGTGGAGAATCCGACCAAGGCgacggaggggttggatgggccgaatggtttgggggggataaGTGCTGGGAATAagaggggtttgggggttggggtggtgtggttggtggcaAGTATGGTGGGAGTTTTGCTGGTGGTCTAA
- a CDS encoding uncharacterized protein (EggNog:ENOG503PBWS; COG:P), translating to MDEAHYRDLDRCPDYSPFFGALGCALSIILTVFGASYGTAKSSAGLFSSGVLRPDRVMQNTLPSIMSQILSIYGLVISVIISSSLTESVPLFTSFLHLAAGLSVGLCGLAAGFSIGIVGDAGIRASTQQPRLYTGMVLILIFAEVLGLYGVIVSILMITRSREGRACLE from the exons ATGGACGAAGCACACTACAGAGACCTCGATCGATG CCCAGACTACTCC CCCTTCTTCGGAGCCCTAGGCTGCGCCCTCTCCATAATCCTCACCGTCTTCGGCGCCTCCTACGGCACCGCCAAGTCCTCAGCCGggctcttctcctccggcgTACTCCGCCCCGACCGTGTCATGcaaaacaccctcccctccatcatgtcCCAAATCCTCTCCATCTACGGCCTCGTAATCTCAGTCatcatatcctcctccctgaCCGAGTCcgtccccctcttcacctcgtTCCTCCACCTAGCCGCCGGCCTCTCCGTCGGCCTCTGCGGTCTCGCCGCCGGCTTCTCCATCGGCATCGTCGGCGACGCGGGCATCCGGGCGTCTACCCAGCAGCCTAGGCTCTACACCGGCATggtcctcatcctcatctttgCTGAGGTATTGGGGTTGTATGGCGTTATTGTTAGTATTCTCATGATCACTAGGAgtagggaggggagggcttgTTTGGAATAA